ACCGGACATCCCGGCTGAAAAGCCGCTCAATAGATGGCCACCAGACTTCGTAGCTGTCCTCCTCAATCATCGTAACGTTCCCAAACTCGCGGCGAGCGGTTACGGCCGCCTCCTCTCGGGACATCCCGCCTGCAACCAGCTCCTCCGTCTTCTCGTGAAGGTGCTCCTTGATCTCCTCCGAGAGATCACCGTAGAAGCGGCGGCGCACGAACAGCTGCTTCAACCAATTCATGATTCACCCGGCGCCAGGACACGCGTGATTCCCTCGAGCATCCTTTCAAAACGCGACACCTCATTCTTCAAATGCTTCGCCCCGGCCGACGTCAGCCTGTAAACGCGAACGCGACGATTGGTGGAGGAGATGCGCCACTCGGCTTTCAGCAGCTCCGCCTTGAGAAGGCGCTGGAGGGCAGGATAGAGCGACCCTTCCTCAATCTGGAGCAGATCGTCGGACGTTCGTCGAATCTGCTGCGCGAGGGCGTACCCATGGAGGGGCTGTCGCTCGAGCGTTCGAAGAATCATCATCTCCAAGGCGCCGGGAAAGAGGTCTCGTTGCTCACGTTTTTTCACGGTGGGGGCTGGTCTCCTGATTGCGATTCAGCCTGTTCCGATCTAGGCCTAGAGCAAAATAGTATGAGACTGACCTTGAAGTCAAGAGGGGCGCGGCGCCGATTTCCAGGCCCCTCGTCGCCTGGAGCTCCGGAGGGCGCGGCCGTGATTCACTGCTGATCCGACCCGAGCCGCGCCGGTCAGGGACAGGCCGGAATGCTGGCGTCCCGCAACGTGCTCCCGTAGGTGGCGACTCCACAAGAGTTCCGTCCCCGCACCAGGTACCAGCTCCCCGTTTGTATCGCAGGGACCGGGCGTACGTCGGAGAAGGTAGCGGTCGTGCTGTTCTGCAGGCACGCCGCCGGGGAGAAGACAATCCCGCCGGTCGACGGAAGACTCCCGGAAACGAGGTCGTAAAGCGTGCCTGACCCCGCCGCAATCGCCTGACTGTCCCATGCGAGGCTGGAGGGGCTCACCGTCAGGACCTTGAGATTCGATACTTCCACCGGAGCTTTCAGGATCGAGGCGTCCGCATCGTTGCAGTCGTTCCCGCCACAGGCGGCATCGACGTGGCCATCGCCGTCGGCGTCCCGAAGGGGGCCGGCGGCGCAGATTCCGGAGAGGCAGGTGTCGTTCACGGTGCAGGGATTTCCGTCGCTGCAGGTGCCTCCGTTTCCCGAGACCGTCGCGTTGGTCGTCACGGCTCCGGAGCGGCACGCTCCGACCGTCACCGAGACGCTGTAAGTGCCGGAAGCTGCCGACGTGGTGGAGGGGATCACCGGATTCTGTGCGCTGGATGTGAATCCGTTGGGACCGGTCCAGGCGTAAGTTGCGCCGGGCACCGTCGAGGCGGCGAGATGCAGCGCCTGTCCGGCGCAGACGGGAGAATCACTGGAGACGGCCGGTGCCACCAGCCCCGTCGCGATGCTGAGGAGGCCCTTTCCCGTGGCCGACTGGCCATCCGGGTTGGTGATGGTGATGTCCTGAGCGCCCGGCGAGGCACCCGTCGTCGAGAGGTGGAGCGTGAGGTGGTTCGGGTCCGTGAAGGTGACGCTCCTGACGGTGACTCCCCCCGTCACCGACGCCTTGATATGGCTGAGGTAGCCCGGGCCGCCGGTGTCGGGGCCGGGATCGAAAAACTCCGTCCCGGCCGAAGTGGAGCCGGTCACGGTCACGTCGACGGAGGCGAGACCCTCGCAGAGGGAGGCCGGTGAGGCGGAGGAGGGGACGGCGGGAGCAGGAGCCTTCAGCTGGATGACCTGCACTCCCCAGGAGTTCGTGCGGTCGCAATCCTCCTGGAAGGTCCACAAGGTCTGGTCGTCATTGGGATCCACCACGGAGTGGGAGTAATCGCCCCAGCGCTGCCCGTCCTCTGCCTGCAGGTTGTAGGCGGTGTTGCTCACCAACGCCAGCGTCGCCGCCCGGGTGGTTCCCAGCGTGTCGGTGCGCAGACGTCCGGAGGTGGAAATCCCGGCGAAGTCATTGGCGCTCGCGTAGCTCGTCCCCATGGCCATGTGCCCCTGGCCGTTTTCCGCTACCGTAGCCATCCAGAACCCCCGGGGATTCGTGGAGGCGGGATCGCACAGCGTCCCGGCCTGCCTGAGCGAAGGGGTCGTCGTGAGGTTTTCGAATTCGTACCAGCGCGAACCGTTCCTGGGATTGATCGAGGTTGCCACGCATTGATCGTCGACACCGATGTTGTGGGCGGTCCAGAGGGTCGAGGCTCCGGTGATCTTGTTCTTGTGGATGGTGGCGGCGAACAACCGGTCGTCTGTAGCGTCGAGCCTCCTGTTGAGGTTGGATCCCTCCACCACCTGGCGAACTGGAAAGCTGGTCGCAGGAATGCCCGAAGGGGTCAGGTTTCCTGAAATCGAAGGGACTCCCCCCGGATTCGTCACTCTCCTGATCTGGATGGTGTTGAAAGTCAGCGTATCGACTCCGATGAAGTACCCCTCCGTCGCGGCGGGGTCGTCGTTGGAGACGCCCCTCGGGGCAAAGGGACCCGGGATAGCGCCGGAGGCCAGCTGGCGAAACGCGGTGACCGTCAGCGTCCCTGCCAGAAGGCTTCCCTTGTTCACGACGAACCCGGTGGTGCCGGAGAGACTTGTGCCCGCCTGGTTGAAAACGTCGACGCCGATGTAAAGAGCGAACCGGTCGACGCCGAGGCTGTCGTAGTCGGCGAACTGTCCTGTGTCGGCGTTGGGCGTCGTCCCGACCAGGTCGTGCTGGAACTGAAAAAAGGTGAAGGAGGTCGTGCCGGTAATGGTGGGGCCGGAGCTCACGGCAATCAGGACCTTGTTGGCGATGGAGGTCGCGGGAAGGCTCAGCGCCGTGACGAACCAGCGCTGAGAAAGCCGGTCATAGCGCACCTGGGGATCGGTCACTTCCTCGTTTGCAGAGAGGACTGAAGCGAAGAACGTCGTGCCGGTCACGTTCAACGCTCCGAGGACGCCATTTCGGGCGAACAGCTTCACGCGGCCGTTCTCCATAAAGAGGATCTGGGTTGGCCCGATGTCCCCCATGCTGTCGGGAGGGGCGAAGCCTGATTCCGAGACGGTGGCCCCCTCAAAGCTGATTCCGGGAGTCTGGGGGCTGAGGGGACCGATCCCCGAGTCCGGGAGCGGCCCGCCCGATCTTGACGTGGACGCCGAAGCCTCGGCGGGGGGCCACTGTGAGACGGCCGGCGCCGGTGGATTGCGGAGATAGGACGGGTCCCGCGGCGGAGCTTCCCGTGTCTCGCGGATGGGACGTGGTCCCTGGGGGACTTTCCGCGCTTCCCGCTCCATGATCCCCGCCACGGTCTCCGTGATTCCAGGCTCGCCTTTCCATGGTGTCCCTTTCGCTTCAACAGAAGCTTCGGGATGTGCGACGCTCGCCGGCTCCTCCATCTCTGCCGGAGCTGGCCGTGCCTGGGTCGCAGCTATGCTCCATGACCCGACCGCCAGGGACCCGATAAGCAACAGGACCCTGAATACCGGACCAACCTTCCAATCCGTCTGTCGCTTTCTCATGGCAGTGCTCCCTTCGGGCGGAATCCTGAGCAGTTTCGTCATCGCTTTCCGTGCGCTCGCCGGGAAGAGGCGCACTGCACTGTCCACGCCAACTCGACTCCGATGACGGGCCTTGGATGCAATCCATTCAGAAGAAAGCAGATTTACGGACGCTGGGGCTCGGCGCGTTCGGGCCAAGTCGCCAGGGATCGCCACCCGGTTGGCAGAATGCCAATGCTGTGGGGGAAGGGCGAAGCCTCCCCTCCTTGCCTTGAATTTCTTATCCGGCGCATACTTCCTGGCAAAGAAAACTCTCTGACGGAGGCTTTGACCATGCGAAGAATCGCCGTGTGCGGTGCTGCATTGGTGTGTGGTTGCGCGGTGTTGGCTCTCGGTGGGCCATCGGCCCAGAGGACAGTCTTACCAGGCGGGAGCGGGAGCCCAGGCCTGAGGGCGACCGCCGTCGGGTTTGTCGGTGTTACGACCGAGACTTTCCGGACGGGCGTCGGGGCGCTGGTCGCGAGTCGAGCCTGCTATGCGGAATTTCCTTCCACAAGATTGTGTGAGTGGGCCGACGTGTTTCGCTCCATTCCACCACCAGCTCTCGATACCGATGTCCTGATTGCAGAGAATTACGCGACAAACCCGAGGACGACGTGCATCACATCCGATGGTGATCTCAAGTGCAAGCCTGGCGCATTACTTCCGGCAGCCTGCTGCGGCTCCTCCATCCCAGGCCAGAGCCTCGTCTATACCCTCTTGACCTTCGACAATACGTCGCCCGGCTGTTCCTCGGATTCAACTGTGTCGGACTGCAGCCAGACAATTTGCCTCGACGCCCAGGCCGTGGACTCGTCCGGCAATGGCGTCCCGGGGGTCGTGCTCCTCTTTCAGTTGCAGAACAACGTGGTCGGCAGCAACACGTTCAATGGGGTGTTCACTCCGTCTCAGGCGTTGACCGATTCGAACGGCAAGGTGTTCGCGACGTTCCATCCCGCCTCGGACTGCCAGGCGCAGTGCGGCGGCGGCAAGGCGTGCCAGGCGGAGATGATCGTCACCACGTCCGGCGGCGCCTTTCCGAGTCTGCCCCTGACGCTGACGATTAACATTCCCTGATGGAGGTAGCCTTCGTCGTGAGTGCCTGTCGATTGCGGCCAAGCCGCCGAAGGCAGAAGTCGGGCCTTGTATGTCTCCGTGAGGGTCGACAAGTGATACAGTGGCACGCAGGCGGTTCACTCTTGGGGGGAGGCGGCAAATGATCAAGGTTGCAAGCATCTTGTTGGCAGTGGTGCTGCTCAGCATGGCAACTGCGTCGGCTCAGCAGGTCGGCGACATGCAAGCTTTGGCCAAGTGGGCGGGCGCCAAGCTCGTTCACTTTCACATCGAAGGCCTGCACCAAGGGGATACCGGGGTGGTGGAGAGCGGGGCTTATGGGACGGCGGAAGTGACGGACCACCTCACCATGGATTTCGACTATTGGCTCATGGAAAACAAGGTCGAGGGACCCGTCAAATTCCAGAACTTCAAGTCGATCACGAAGACCGGCCCTCACTCGGAGGCGGGGTGTGCCATTCTCAAGGGCGAGTACGAGCATCTGGATGCCAAGGAGATTACGGTGGAGCCCGGCCAGGTGAAAATCAAGGGAACGCGTTCTTTCCCAGCGGCCGACGTGGCCTTCCACTGTCCCGATGACATGGCCCGTACGCCTGTTGCCGCCAAGCAGGTGCCCGCCGAGGAGCACTTCAACATCCAGCACCCCGCAACCCTTCTCATGGGCGGCTCAACTTCTTCCGACACCAAGGTCGCTCCAGATAGGAAGTCCTACAGCCTGCAAATCGGCGGACCCACCGGCTGGACGTGGACGTTCACACCCACCCTCCTGAAGTAGGGCGCAGGGGCCTTCCTGGGCGCACCGCGTGTCCGCGACGCGCCCCTCTAGTTTTCCTAAGCTAACCCAGGACGATAGTCCTCAGTCCGCTCCCTTATTGGCAACAATCTTGTGGACAGGACTGGCAAGTCTCGGCCGTGCCTGTTGCTCCGGGATCGCACACCCCATCGTCACAGCTCGGGTCACAAGAGCCCCCCATCGACGGTTGGAGCCGGAAGTTACCTTCCTGGATGAAATGCGAGACCCGGTAGGCGACCGGCGAATTCGGATCGGTCGTGCAATGAATCTCGATTTCATACGCATCAGGACATTCCGAGCAGCTCTGGGCCAGGCAGAGCGGGTGCAGGGCCGTCTTCACTGGGTCGGCCACTGAGTCGACCAGGCACACA
The nucleotide sequence above comes from Candidatus Polarisedimenticolia bacterium. Encoded proteins:
- a CDS encoding PadR family transcriptional regulator → MKKREQRDLFPGALEMMILRTLERQPLHGYALAQQIRRTSDDLLQIEEGSLYPALQRLLKAELLKAEWRISSTNRRVRVYRLTSAGAKHLKNEVSRFERMLEGITRVLAPGES